One part of the Xiphophorus hellerii strain 12219 chromosome 17, Xiphophorus_hellerii-4.1, whole genome shotgun sequence genome encodes these proteins:
- the ndufa12 gene encoding NADH dehydrogenase [ubiquinone] 1 alpha subcomplex subunit 12 has product MAEYANLVRRALGQLGGHGGVRGFFTQLFRVNDIKTGTLIGIDKYGNKYYEDKKHYFFGRHRWVIYTTEMNGKRTFWEVDGSMVPAEWHRWLHCMTEDPPTTHPPEPKKFLAEVHQFNVSGSSQQYVPYPTTRKKIHEWVPSKAGTQ; this is encoded by the exons ATGGCGGAGTATGCTAACCTGGTCCGAAGGGCTTTGGGACAGCTAGGAGGTCATGGAGGAGTTCGGGGTTTTTTCACGCAGCTTTTCAG AGTGAACGATATCAAAACAGGCACTCTTATTGGTATTGATAAATACGGAAACAAATACTATGAAGACAAGAAGCACTACTTCTTTG GGCGTCACCGTTGGGTGATCTACACCACAGAGATGAACGGAAAGAGAACATTCTGGGAGGTGGATGGCAGCATGGTGCCAGCTGAATG GCATCGCTGGCTGCACTGTATGACAGAAGACCCACCCACCACACACCCTCCAGAGCCCAAGAAGTTCCTCGCCGAGGTTCACCAGTTCAACGTGAGTGGCTCCTCGCAGCAGTACGTGCCGTACCCCACCACCCGCAAGAAGATCCACGAGTGGGTTCCGTCTAAAGCTGGAACCCAGTGA